The genomic stretch ATGAGGTCATCGGTCGCCGCTCCGCACGAGACTTTTCCGTCAATGAGTTGATTGAGCTATGAGGCGGAAGGTTTGCGTCGTCACCGGTACGCGCGCGGAGTATGGACTGCTCCACTGGTTGATGAGGGCCATCAAGGCGGAGCCGTCTCTTCAGTTACAGATCATCGCCACAGGCATGCATTTGTCGCCGGAGTTCGGGCTGACGTTTCGCGAGATTGAGCAGGATGGCTTTGAGATAGATCGAAAAGTCGAGATGCTGACAAGCTCGGACTCCTCCGTCGGCATCGCCAAGTCGATGGGTTTGGGGATGATCGGGTTTGCGGATGCCTTGAGCGAGTTGCGTCCGGATCTGATGGTCGTTCTGGGCGATCGATACGAGATTTTCTCAGCCGTTGCGGCTGCAATGGTTGCACGAATACCCGTGGCGCACCTGCATGGGGGGGAGGCGACGGAGGGCGTTGTTGACGAGGCGATCAGGCACTCGATTACAAAGATGTCTCACTTGCACTTTGTTGCCGCGCAAGAGTACCGGGATCGAGTGATTCAACTCGGCGAGCAGCCGGATTCCGTCCATCTTGTCGGCGGACTGGGCGTGGAGAACATTCGGCGGCTGGAATTGATGTCGCGTGACGAACTGGAGTCGTCGCTGGGTCTGAGATTCGGGCAACGCAACCTGCTTGTCACCTTTCACCCCGTTACCCTGGAGGAGTCGACCGCCGAGGCTCAGATGACGGCACTTCTTCAGGCATTGGAGACGCTCGACGACACCCGGCTCATCTTTACGCTGCCGAATGCCGATTCGGGCGGGAGAGTCTTGATCGAGATGATCAATGACTATGTGGAGCATCACCCCGAGGCGTATGCCTTCACGTCACTCGGTTATCGCAGATATTTGTCATGTCTGGCCTATGTGGATGGTGTCGTCGGTAATTCGTCGAGTGGGCTGACGGAGGTTCCCAGCTTCCGAAAAGCAACGATCAATATCGGTGATCGACAGCGGGGACGCTTGCAATCTGCGAGCGTGATTGATTGTGCCCCTGCGAGGAACGAGATCGAAAAGGCCATCCGCAGGCTCTATTCCGACGAGTTCGCACAGGTCTTGAAGGGGGCCGTCAACCCCTATGGCGATGGCTGGGTAAGCGACAAGGTAGTCGAGGTTCTGAAGTCGGTCCCTCTTGACGGGCTCTTGAAGAAAAAGTTTTTTGATGTGTGCGTGCCATGAGAATCGTATTCATCGGAACCGTTCACTTTTCGCTGCGCGCGCTTGAGCGGCTTTTCGACATTGGCGCAGATGTGGTCGGTGTCTGCACGTCCGTCGACACCGGTGAGAATTCGGATTATGCGGATCTGGGCGAAATCAGCCGTGTCAATCAGGTTCCTTGTCTCCATGTCAGCAATGTGAACTCAGCCGAGACGCTGGAGTGGATTCGCGCGAAGCGGCCGGACGTAATCTTCTGCCTCGGATGGTCCCGGTTGCTGAAACGCGAGTTGCTTGAGTTGGCGCCAATGGGAGTTGTTGGATTTCATCCGGCCTTGCTGCCGGCAAACCGCGGCCGTCACCCGATTATCTGGGCGCTGGTCCTGGGGCTTGAGGAGACTGGATCGTCTTTCTTCTTCATGAATGAAGGCGCTGACAGCGGACCACTGATATCCCGTCGAAGTGTCCCGATTCATTATGAGGATGATGCGGGAAGTCTGTACGAACGGATCACGGCATGCGCATTGAATCAGCTGGATGAATTCGTCCCGTGTCTGGCAGACCCCGACTTCCCCTTGATGTCTCAAGATGATGCTCTGTCGAACACCTGGCGGAAGCGTGGCGCTGCGGACGGCAGGATCGATTGGCGCATGCCTGCCGAGGGCATCTACAATCTGATAAGGGGGCTGACCAGGCCGTATGTCGGCGCCCATTTCGATATTGATGGCCGGCAGGTGAAAGTGTGGAAGTCAGAGGTTGTGCGTGGCATGCCGAAGAATATTGAGCCTGGAAAAATTGTAGTCAATCCAGCGGCGCCGGGCGTGGTCGTTAAATGCGGCGTGGATGCGATTAGAATAATCGAGATGGAGAGCGGTGTGGGCCTTGCCGCGGGGCGCTATCTATGAGAACGCTCGTGGTCGCTCCCCATCCTGACGACGAGATCCTGGGGTGTGGTGGAACCTTGCTGCGGAGAAAGGCCGAGGGCGGCACGCTGGGCTGGCTGATCGTGACGGGAATGACTGCCGAGGCCGGTTGGCCCATCGACCGCATTCAGCAGCGCGACGACGAGATCAAGACCGTCGCTGGGATGATCGGGTTCGACGAGGTGTTCAATCTCGGCCTTCCTCCAGCCGGTCTGGACGCACTCCCGCTCGGCGATCTCGTGTCTTCCCTCTCGGAGGTATTCAAGTCGTTTGCGCCGGAGGAGGTCTTCGTTCCGCATCATGGCGACGTTCATTCGGGTCATCGCGTCACGTTTGATGTCGTGGCGGCGTGCGCGAAATGGTTTCGCTACCCTTCGGTGCGCCGGGTTCTTGCTTATGAAACGGTATCGGAGACTGAGTTCGGGCTGTGCAGAGAAGACGCTTTTCATCCCAATTACTTTGTGGATATTGAGCCCTATCACGAACGCAAGCTGGAGATCATGGGTGTTTACCGCTCGGAGCTTGGCGTATTTCCCTTTCCACGTAGCGTCCGGGCGATGCGGGCCCTGGCGGAATGGCGCGGAGCCTCCGCGGGGTACGTGGCTGCTGAGGCCTTTCAACTCCTGAGAGAGCGCCAGTGATGAGAGTCATCAGAGAATCTGAAGGCTGACAACCATGACCAGATCAAATCCTTCTGAACAACAATGGCGCAAGGCCTTGCTGGCAAGCGATGCGAGCTTGCAGCAGGCGATCAGTTGCCTGAATGAGTCGACGTCGCAGATCGTACTGGTCGTGTCGGCCGACGAGCGGCTGATTGGCACCCTCACCGATGGTGACATCCGTCGCGGACTGCTTCGCGGTTTGGGCTTGGACAGCCCGGTCGACTCGCTCATCAATCATGACCCGCTGGTCGTACCGCCGCAATTGGGGCGTGACGCCGTGCTGCAACTGATGCGGGCAAATCGCGTTCATCAGTTGCCGGTGGTCGATACTGACCGGCATGTCGTGGGCTTGCACCTGCTTGATGAGTTGATGGCTCCAAGAAGGCGGCGCAACCTGATGGTCATCATGGCGGGAGGGCAGGGCACTCGGCTGCGTCCGCACACCGAGAATTGCCCGAAACCGCTCTTGCCCGTGGGCGGCAAGCCGATGCTTGAGCACATCATAGAGCGGGCCAAGAGCGACGGGTTCGGCCATTTTGTGCTGTCAATTCACTACCTTGGCCACATGATCGAAGAGTACTTCGGGGATGGGAGTCGCTGGGGTGTCAGTATCGAGTATCTCCGGGAGGACTCGCCTCTGGGAACGGCTGGTGCGATCAGTTTGCTGAAGCCCCGTCCTGAGTTGCCGTTCGTTGTATCCAATGGCGATGTTCTGACCGACATCCACTATGGTGAATTGCTCGATTTCCATTGCCGCCACGCAGCAAGTGCGACGATGGCTGTTCGGCTTCATGAATGGCAGCATCCGTTCGGCGTCGTGCGCACGGAAGGGGTGGATATCGTCGGTTTCGAAGAGAAGCCTATTTCCCGAAGTCATATCAATGCTGGTGTCTATGTCCTTGAGCCTGCAGCGCTTGGGTTGCTGAAGCGGGCGGAGCACTGTGACATGCCAACGCTTTTTGCTCGACTCAAGGAAGAGGCTGCGCGAACGATCGTTTATCCGATGCATGAACCCTGGCTTGACGTTGGGCGCGACGATGACCTGAAGCGCGCTCGCGCCGCGCATCCAAGAGCGGAGGGTAAGTGAGAGCGCTCGTCATCGGCTATGGCTCTATCGGGCAGCGACATACCAGGCTGCTCCGCGGGCTCAGCTGCGACGTAGCGGTACTCAGTCGGCGGGAGCTGGATTTTCCGTCCTGCTATACAGACCTGCTGCGGGCGTTGGCCGAGCATCGCCCCGAGTATGTTGTGGTGGCGAATCCGACGAGTCTGCATCACGAAACCATCGAGGCATTGGCCGCTGCGGGATTCGCGGGAAAGGTGCTGGTCGAGAAACCCCTGTTCGATCACTGTCGTGCATTGATCGACGCCCCTTTCAGTCATCTCGCCGTCGCCTACAATTTAAGATTCCATCCGGTCATTCAGCGTCTTCGCGAATTGGTCCTCGGGGAAACAGTCATCTCCGTGCAGGCCTACATGGGGCAGTACCTGCCGGATTGGCGGCCAGCATCCGACTATCGGCAGTCATATTCGGCGAGTGCCGCGCAGGGTGGCGGCGCACTTCGAGACCTGAGTCATGAACTTGACTATCTGGCCTGGATCTTTGGAGACTGGCAGTCAGTGACGGCGCTGGGCGGTCATCTTAGCGCC from Parazoarcus communis encodes the following:
- a CDS encoding nucleotidyltransferase family protein, producing MTRSNPSEQQWRKALLASDASLQQAISCLNESTSQIVLVVSADERLIGTLTDGDIRRGLLRGLGLDSPVDSLINHDPLVVPPQLGRDAVLQLMRANRVHQLPVVDTDRHVVGLHLLDELMAPRRRRNLMVIMAGGQGTRLRPHTENCPKPLLPVGGKPMLEHIIERAKSDGFGHFVLSIHYLGHMIEEYFGDGSRWGVSIEYLREDSPLGTAGAISLLKPRPELPFVVSNGDVLTDIHYGELLDFHCRHAASATMAVRLHEWQHPFGVVRTEGVDIVGFEEKPISRSHINAGVYVLEPAALGLLKRAEHCDMPTLFARLKEEAARTIVYPMHEPWLDVGRDDDLKRARAAHPRAEGK
- the neuC gene encoding UDP-N-acetylglucosamine 2-epimerase is translated as MRAIKAEPSLQLQIIATGMHLSPEFGLTFREIEQDGFEIDRKVEMLTSSDSSVGIAKSMGLGMIGFADALSELRPDLMVVLGDRYEIFSAVAAAMVARIPVAHLHGGEATEGVVDEAIRHSITKMSHLHFVAAQEYRDRVIQLGEQPDSVHLVGGLGVENIRRLELMSRDELESSLGLRFGQRNLLVTFHPVTLEESTAEAQMTALLQALETLDDTRLIFTLPNADSGGRVLIEMINDYVEHHPEAYAFTSLGYRRYLSCLAYVDGVVGNSSSGLTEVPSFRKATINIGDRQRGRLQSASVIDCAPARNEIEKAIRRLYSDEFAQVLKGAVNPYGDGWVSDKVVEVLKSVPLDGLLKKKFFDVCVP
- a CDS encoding Gfo/Idh/MocA family protein, whose translation is MRALVIGYGSIGQRHTRLLRGLSCDVAVLSRRELDFPSCYTDLLRALAEHRPEYVVVANPTSLHHETIEALAAAGFAGKVLVEKPLFDHCRALIDAPFSHLAVAYNLRFHPVIQRLRELVLGETVISVQAYMGQYLPDWRPASDYRQSYSASAAQGGGALRDLSHELDYLAWIFGDWQSVTALGGHLSALEIDSDDLFVLLMQMSRCPVVSVQVSYLDRTARRCIVVNTERLTIEADLIAGTISCGNELETLSVGRDFTYEAMHRAMLGDERATLCSLDEGLATLQLIDAAEQANRNREWVIR
- a CDS encoding methionyl-tRNA formyltransferase; this encodes MRIVFIGTVHFSLRALERLFDIGADVVGVCTSVDTGENSDYADLGEISRVNQVPCLHVSNVNSAETLEWIRAKRPDVIFCLGWSRLLKRELLELAPMGVVGFHPALLPANRGRHPIIWALVLGLEETGSSFFFMNEGADSGPLISRRSVPIHYEDDAGSLYERITACALNQLDEFVPCLADPDFPLMSQDDALSNTWRKRGAADGRIDWRMPAEGIYNLIRGLTRPYVGAHFDIDGRQVKVWKSEVVRGMPKNIEPGKIVVNPAAPGVVVKCGVDAIRIIEMESGVGLAAGRYL
- a CDS encoding PIG-L deacetylase family protein, which produces MRTLVVAPHPDDEILGCGGTLLRRKAEGGTLGWLIVTGMTAEAGWPIDRIQQRDDEIKTVAGMIGFDEVFNLGLPPAGLDALPLGDLVSSLSEVFKSFAPEEVFVPHHGDVHSGHRVTFDVVAACAKWFRYPSVRRVLAYETVSETEFGLCREDAFHPNYFVDIEPYHERKLEIMGVYRSELGVFPFPRSVRAMRALAEWRGASAGYVAAEAFQLLRERQ